ATGCCCAGCAGGTTGCCTCTTGGCCTCAAAAGGGTCTGACTCTAATCCTCACCCTGACAAAGCTGTCAATCACTCTATCAAATATTAAACAGCTGCTTAAAATCTACATGTGAGTGTTGGACATGGTGGACTGGGCCCAATGATGAGTTTCAGTATACATCCTAAGTGTGCAGCTTGGTGGTTTGGGCCCTGTTTGAACAGTTGTGTTGCTGCCGGGGATTGTACTCACTGCCTCCCTCCTGTGGCGGGCTCCAGCACATATCTGTCAAAGTACAACCGCACcagcctctccctctcctcaggACCCGGCAGAGCAAAGTTCACTATTTCATCTATACGATCGTTGATGGCCCAGTCAAACTGCTCTGGTTGGTTACTGGCCAACACCAGCATGAACctgcaggaaaaaacacagacaaggaGCAGCTTAGAGATGTGCCTAGAAGCAGTCAAGCTCATATCGGCAGGGCAAACTGAAAAGTACGACGCATGCACAgaatataaatcattttttacttGCTGCTCTGCTCCCCGGTGCGATACAAGAACGCATTCAAAGTGGCTCTGAGGTCTTCACTGATCTtctcctacaaaaaaaaaaaaaaaaaaaaaaaaagtgcaaagattGCACATTATGTACATAAAGATAAGTCAGGGAACATCttgtcacaaaaacatcaagTGTTTCTGGGAAATTAAATACATGCAGACTTACAGTGGATCTCTTGCGAAGGAATGCGTCAGCTTCATCAACGAAAAGCAAAAGTCTGTAAAAggataaaaagtacaagataaCCTTTATCTGTTCATACTATATCTGGACTGACGTAAGTTTGATACTGATGtctcaaaaatcaaacattacaAGACTGGATAATAAGTACAATATAGTATGAAGTACTCACTTTACTCACTTTATCTTCAAGGACTCAAACCAAAGTAAATACTGAGCCTAAATCTAATCTAAGAACTTATTACCTGGTTTTAAAGAAGGTCcactaaactttttaaaaactttttccacTAAATTTAGCAGGGGGGTTTCTCGTGGTACGCATGATACTATTGTTCTGTTCTAATGATGAAGTGCTCCAAAgcaattataataaataataataataataataataaataataataagccACATTAATGTAATCATACCCTGAAATCTCATATCCTCAGCACCTTTTTGTACAATAATATGAAGTAGCCTACCCACGCCGACTCGTGCCAGCCCAGTCAAACACTTTGTGCATGGCCGTCACACCATCACGTCCCATGGGTGCCACGTCACCACCAGTCATAATTGCGTAGTCCATCCCAGAATGCATTGCCAGCTTCTactcgattaaaaaaaaaaaaaaagccccacaGTTTGACAAAGCATCATTTGTATGTGGATGTTCACATCCGTCATCATTCAGCACATTTACCTTAGCAAAGAGAGTTTTGCCCGTGCCTGGAGGGCCGTACATGAGGATGTTCCTGTACAGGCCGTTGTTCTGCCTTGTGTTCCTTGTTGCTATGGCGATGTCACGCACACGCTCTTCCAGTGAAGGCtatgatattgaaaaaaacGTATTTATATTAGGTGgttacaaaactgtaaaaatgcatgtcagttACATCCTTTGATGTCCACTTACACTGAGTACAACTCCCTCGAGGGCGTCCTGAGGTTTGCTCTTCAGCCGTTTGACTGTCtaacatttaacagaaaaagtACAATTAGCTATTTTTTGATCTGTCGTGAACAAAATAAGCAAAGGAGCAATTGTTAGGTAGCTACCTTGACTGGATGCTTGATTGCCTCTCCCACGGTGAATCGGGACGTTTCCCGTACCAGTGACGGCTTCCCGAGTCTGGCCTCGATGTAACGTCCCGCTACTGCTGTTGCATTTCGAGCTGAGTAAACTCCCACAGCTAGAAGAGTAAGTCCTGCCACCTGGTGAGGCGATGCAACAGTCACAACATTCAAATACTCAAGTCAAACAACTCAATATAAACCTAATTTATCTATCTGCCCAAATCAACTGTCCAACATTTACATGGAAATCTATGCTCTGTTGGAGGTCATCAATGGCATAaccccaaaaacacaccaaattcaaaaaaagCAGATCTAACTGCAGTAATTCCATGTTTCTGCACCCAGCAGGCGTGGGCGTGTGTTACATGATTGGCTGAAGGTATCCTCTGACTATGACTTGGTGCCTAACcttaaactaaaactaaacgcAGCTCGCTGAGCTTGAAGCAGCCATGGCAGCTTTCCCCAGGCCTCCGCACGATACTAACTAACACAAACACCTGTAATAAAAAGATTGTTCTGTTGGGACTTCTATTTAACAGCAGAATGAAGAAAGCACCTCTTtctttaaccctgtgaaacctgattaaaattggcttaatttcttggGAGGAGGACAGTGAGccaattaacaagaaattaccccaaattagcaagaaataaggttcacatttacaagaaaattgcctgaaaatgagcaaaacagcaTCAGTCTTTATAAAATGAAGCCACCTTTATGATTAGACAGTCCTCAGTCAGTGTGAACCAGAAGCACCTGAATatctttaaatactttattttttttgtacttttacaccTTAGTAACCACTGTTTTGTAGAAGAGAAATTTAGGGAACTAGTTAAGTTGCTCAGTCTGTGTCTCCGTCAGTAAAATTACGTGGAAAATTCAGCTCTTATTATGAATTAAGGTAACTATCCAATGACTGTGGATGAAAAGAGCAGCCTCACCGTGGCCGTGACTTTGTCCCAGTCTGACACAAAGGCCCTGAACCCTTCTCCAAACACAGCACCTGCAGTCCTGAAAGCAAATGCACATCAACTGTCAGCATGCCCTCTGGGTGTTTACAAGATTCAACAGTTGATTAAGCAGCTACTTAATATGCAAAAGTGACCACCTGTGAGATAAGATAAGATCGAGCATCATATATCCTGAGGGTAAACTGCTGTTAGATACTGGTATTTGTTGTAATACTTTCGTTACACCTTAAGTTTCAATTAGTTACATAACAAAATACACTTTCTCATCACCATACAGACTGTAGTGTAAAATCTTGAATGAGTCAGGGTGTCTTACTTTATGGACTCCAGGacagtctgtctgtgttctGCGGCCTTCAGGCGGATTTGCTCACGGATTATATCGGCGTTCTCTCGCTCCACGCGGGCTCGTGCTTTAGACTCGGCCTCTATGCGCAAGAGCTCATTCTTGTGCCTCAGCTCCATCTCATGCTCTATCGTTGCTATAAAAGCcgcaaaaaacaacaagtttgTGAACCACCACTCGTCATCTTCAAATGCTTCGAAAGCTCCTGTCATCAGCGTTTCATACCTTTCCTCATGGCCTCCTGTTTCTGCACAGACTCCTCCTGTTTGCGAAGGTTCTCCTCGTTCAGGGCttgctgttgaaaaaaagaaaaacatgttggcaCTGTGTCTCTTTCTTGAGTATTTTATTCTACATTTGTAGGAGATGGCCTCACCTGTTGCCTTAGTTGGTCCTCATATCGCTGTCTGGCCAGCTTATCTTGATACTGAGCTCTCTGCAACAGAAAACAATCAACTGTAACCACACAACTCAAACTGCTCTACCTCACCACCGCAGCATActtctagttttttttctgttctcacCGCTTGATGCTGCTTGGTCTCCTCATTAACagttttcctcctctcctctccctggaTTCGGATCTGGTCGCCTTTGAGCTGCTCAACTGCTGCTTCATACTCCTGTTAGAAAAAGATGCCAAAATGCTAGTAACACACTGGTGAACttttttaatgtgcactgtAACCGCACAATTGACGAGGTGAACATAAAATCAACTAAGCTGATCCCACACTGGGGAAATTCACCTGTTACAACAACCCAAGAGTCAAAAGCGAaggaaaaaggtaaataaaaacagctgtgttATAGAAATGTACTATCaaagcccaaaaaaacatacagaagtATAATCAtccacatgtaaaaaaaatcaagtctttatttaaatttgtttccTGCTAGatgcaaaataaagataaagtgcTATCAGATTTGTCAGTTGACccagaaaataaagtgttatatttacttaacaTGCTCTTTCTTTTCCCCATTTTCTCCAGTGTTTAACTTTCACACTGTGAActgcagcaacaaaagaaactaTTTAAGAGCTGGACTCTGACGGTCGAACTGCAGCAGTATCCACACTCAGTGTAGCGCTACTTCATCCCTCAGCATGTTTATCCATTCAGTAAATTACATGATTAGTGGTTACTGCTTTTCTCTGGAGTCCTGCAGCAGATGAAGGACTGTACCTTAATTTTGCTCTGGTGCTCCATATGAGCGGTCTGCTCCTGCATTCGGGCCAATTCCAGAGCTTCTTTGGCGTGTCCTGAGAGGAGAGACGCAACAAGACAGACGTGTGAGGAATTTCTCACTTTAATACAATACCCGGAAAAATACTGATACTTTCAATTAACACTGGAAAACATCCACATTGAGATCATATCATTTGAAAGCTACTAAAAGATAACTAATTAACTCATTTTAGTGATCAAGCCATCTCTTCTGTAGTGACATTAACATCATATCATGCATACCCTTGTCATGATGgaccaccagcagatggagacataaaatataattattttcagtgtatgtaatattcattaattgtgcaaaataagaaatttaCTTCATTTTGGGTTGATGTTTTCCCCATGTTCAcactgacaataaataaaacatatatatattggtTTGTGATATCGTTGaccatttctgatattttattttaatgccgATATTGATCACGTGCCGATATTATCCCGCATCAATAACACAAGGCTATAGCACGACAACAACCAGTTTTCTTTACTTAGTTAGTAGCAGAGGACAGCAGAATTACTGTAGTAAACACTAACAGTAAGAAAAGCGAGAAAGCGCAGCTGTTACTAGTGTATCGACAGTGCGGAAAATGAATACTGAAAGCGTTTCAGATATTCAGCATTGATATGTATCGGTAAATCGATATTTTTGACGACACGTCAGTGACAGGCGTGATGGCTTCAAACATTGAGATTTACAGAGTTCACATGTTGGTCTGCCTCTGAATCCTGACATGTGTGTCAATATTCTCTCTTTCTACCTCACCTTGCTTTGGCAGAtatgaaaaatgttcaacttatgaacacaaaacaaaacagacacactcAGTGAACCCACTGCACGCGCGTGAAACAAGTTTAATTTGCGTGTTGCAAGCCAGATTGCAAGGGAATGACCTTTGAACCCTGTCTAGTAGTTTGAATGAAGGTGAGAGCAGTAGAGTGCTGCTCTCATAAGCAAACACTTATTTCACAAACAACAGACTGAATACCCATTTGCGGATGCTGTCTGTGAGCGCGGGCCACATTATGTGAGCTGCAGCATCACTGAAGCGACCACCTCTATGAGCCCCAGAGGAGCTGCATGCTGGAGCATCGTGACTGTCTGCTATCTGCAATAATGCTGTTACAACCAGGAGAAACCTCCACGGAGCTGGCGGGCTCCGCAGAACACTTACGGGACTTGTCGAGCTCCTTGGCCGCCTGAGCAGCTCGCTCCAGCCCGGTGGGATCGAAGTTGCTCCATTTGTCCTTGGGTTTATCTCCGCCGCCGCTGGAGCCTCCGGCCGGCGGCGGAGGAGGTGGAGGTTGAACCGGGAGACCAGGAGGCACTTCAGGCTGCCCCTTGTTCAGGCCGAACAGCCACGACATTTTGACAGGAGGAAATAAAGCACAGTTTAGCCGGTTGTGTGAGGGCGAGAGGCTGCGAGCTGCTGCGGACTGTCAGAGCACTTCCTCCACACGCGTGTCATGCTGCAACCTACTGCGCAGCTGCAGCACAGATTACATGTCTCTCTGAACAACAGCAACGACCATTGGCTGCTTATATGTATTTCTTCTTGTCATTGGCTGTTTCCATAACTGACTTCAACAGAGGTCATTCGTGTAGTCCCACCTAGAATTGATACGGTGGCCGCAGAGGGTCAAAATGCGTACATTTTCTAAGCGAGGGCATGGTTTTTTGCAGGTTGCATCAGGCTGTTTTTGTAAGTCATAGGTCATTGACAcctgtgtgatgtgtgttttgtatcTCAAGGTCAAGCGAGGAGGATTCAGATATAAATGTGGGACTGGTTCTACATGGGCGGATTAGGAGCCAAAGGGCTCCTGGGTACAGAAATTCAAAAGGCACCACCACCTCTCTGACATATGGGCACAAAGCTTTTGTGGTGCTTTCGCctctttgatgttgttttgcatctcctttttttaattagtatTATCAGGGTCTGAATACATGCCAAGCGCAAAATGAAGGTAGATTTTCTCTGTGGAAAATAACACTTGGAGGGTTATCTGCCACACTGGCTGGAAAATGTACCAAAATAGtgacacaataaaaatgaaaattttaaaaatgttctggcCTCTTGCTTGAGTTTGTTTTcaatataatatcataataCATATGGAAACAAAAAGGTGACGCAAATGTGCAATATATTATTTTGACCGGTAAAAAATATGCTTGGCTAATAGTTTTTTCATCTACCAGCCACCTCAGCCAGTGATTCAATGGGTTAATTTCAGACAATGGgtgttatgcatctttttgtgattCTGTGGCGCTATGCGATGATGAAGTGTGATTATTGGGTGTCACCTTGaggtattttgtcttttttgtag
This DNA window, taken from Plectropomus leopardus isolate mb chromosome 2, YSFRI_Pleo_2.0, whole genome shotgun sequence, encodes the following:
- the atad3 gene encoding ATPase family AAA domain containing 3, encoding MSWLFGLNKGQPEVPPGLPVQPPPPPPPAGGSSGGGDKPKDKWSNFDPTGLERAAQAAKELDKSRHAKEALELARMQEQTAHMEHQSKIKEYEAAVEQLKGDQIRIQGEERRKTVNEETKQHQARAQYQDKLARQRYEDQLRQQQALNEENLRKQEESVQKQEAMRKATIEHEMELRHKNELLRIEAESKARARVERENADIIREQIRLKAAEHRQTVLESIKTAGAVFGEGFRAFVSDWDKVTATVAGLTLLAVGVYSARNATAVAGRYIEARLGKPSLVRETSRFTVGEAIKHPVKTVKRLKSKPQDALEGVVLSPSLEERVRDIAIATRNTRQNNGLYRNILMYGPPGTGKTLFAKKLAMHSGMDYAIMTGGDVAPMGRDGVTAMHKVFDWAGTSRRGLLLFVDEADAFLRKRSTEKISEDLRATLNAFLYRTGEQSSKFMLVLASNQPEQFDWAINDRIDEIVNFALPGPEERERLVRLYFDRYVLEPATGGRQRMKLAQFDYGQKCSEIAKRTEGMSGREISKLGVAWQAAAYSSEDGVLTEAMIDARVDDAVKQHLQKMDWLHGDEEAQTLTPPPAGATASGGKMGFTLPLSEAPEAQEVIAPVLEMNEKQEGESIPPPSHINQSAEGKSATPAERDCEDAVKAEAATTAASLEQPAASMDSEGKVEREDKTGSTPPKDGTPV